The Metasolibacillus fluoroglycofenilyticus genome segment AAGTGCCTGAATTTAGGGAAGTTGAGCGTGGTCGCTTCGTTGCCTGCCACCTTGTGTAAAAAAATTTTGTATTAGGCTTATGAATGCGTTGACAACTTCTATACTTAATTGGTAATATGTGAGTTAGGTAAAGTCTATAAACTTAGTAGGAATTATAGAGGGGATGAATGAGATGAGTAAATTAGCAAATTCAATTGCAGATTTAGTAGGTCGTACACCGATTGTTAAGTTAAATAACGCAACTGGTGAAAACGAAGGCACAGTATATGTTAAGTTAGAATACTTCAATCCAGGCAGCTCTGTAAAGGATCGTCTTGCTTTAGCGATGATTGAAGCAGCGGAAAAAGACGGAACATTGCAAGCGGGCGGTACGATTATTGAGCCGACAAGTGGGAACACAGGTATCGGTTTAGCGATGATTGCAGCAGCAAAGGGCTATAAAGCAATTTTAGTTATGCCTGAAACGATGAGCTTAGAGCGCCGTAACTTACTTCGCGCGTATGGTGCAGAATTAGTACTTACACCGGGTCCAGAAGGAATGAAAGGTGCAATTGCTAAGGCGGAGAGCTTATCGAAGGAGCATGGTTATTTTTTACCGCAGCAATTCGAAAACGAAGCAAATGCTGAAATTCATCGTTTAACGACGGGTCCAGAAATCGTAGAGGCATTTGAGGGCTTAAAGTTAGATGCATTTGTAGCGGGCATCGGTACAGGTGGAACAATTACTGGTGCAGGGGAAGTGCTAAAAGAGAAGTATCCAGAAATTGAAATTATTGCAGTAGAACCACAGGATTCACCAGTGCTTTCTGGCGGTAATCCAGGTCCACATAAAATCCAAGGTATCGGTGCAGGTTTCGTCCCTAAGGTATTAAATACAGAAGTGTACAGCTCTGTATTTACTGTTGAAAACGAAACGGCATTTGAAGTAGCTCGCAAAGTAGCTCGTGAAGAAGGTATTTTATGCGGTATTTCTTCGGGCGCAGCGATTCACGCAGCAATCGAAACAGCTAAGCGTCTAGGTGCAGGAGCAAATGTATTAGCTGTTGTTCCATCAAATGGCGAACGTTATTTATCGACACCGTTATATCAATTTGAAGATTAATTTTATTGAGTGGGGTGTGGGAGGCAACTGTCTCTCACACCCCTTTTTTGGGAAACGGGTGTTTCAATGACTTTATATCAGTTTTTTGTGACAAAATCAAAATAGCTGCATCAAGTTTTTAGCGCAAAAGAAACTGTCTACAGAGGAATTCCTCTATAGACAGTTTCTATAATTTTCGGGTTTAATAATAGTATACGTAAAGGGGTGTTACCATATGGATAAATTACAATGTGTTACTTTATTTATGACAAAGGATGCGTTTTTTTATAGCTATAAAGAGCAAACAATATTAGAGAAAAGTCATGTGTTTTTAGAGAGCGGTCGTGGTGGGCGTTACTCGATTGCTGCATGGAATCCATTTGCAACGTTATATGCAAAAGAGGACGGTTTACAAATTGAGGAGCGAAACGGTGCACGCTTTTTGCAGGGAGACCCATTAGTATTATTAGAGCAATACCTGCATGAGTACGAAATAAAAAAAGAGGACGAGCTACCTGATTTTCAGGGCGGGGCAGTTGGCTTCGTATCGTATGATTATGCTCGTCAAATCGAGCGCTTGCCAACGATTGCACTAGATGATTTGCAAGTGCCAGATATTTATTTTTATGTTTTTGAGCATTGGGCAGTGTTCGATGAAGAGACGAATCGTGTGACATTAATGAAGCGTCCTGAAAGTGAGATGGACTTGCAAGAGTGGGCACTTAAATGGCAGGAGGCCGCGGAGCAGGGCTTAGGCAAGCGTTTATTCCATGCTGAGAAGGCGGCTGAGGTAACGAACGATGAAAGTGAGCTCTCTGTATCATTTTTAGGTGAGGAGTTTGAGCAAGCTGTGCGCAAAACACAGGAGTATATTGCACAGGGCGATGTATTTCAAGTGAATTTATCTGTGCGTCAGGCAAAGCCATTGCATGCAGCACCGATTGTTATGTATGAGGCGGTACGCTCATTTAACCCATCTCCGTATATGGCCTTTATTGCAGCACCAGAGTTTGCGGTTGTAAGCGGTTCACCAGAATTGTTAGTGAAGCGCAAGGGTACAGCGTTATCAACACGCCCTATTGCTGGAACGCGTCCACGTGGTCAGTCAGAGGAAGAGGACATTCGTCTAGCACACGAATTAATTGATAATGAAAAAGAGCGTGCAGAACATGTGATGC includes the following:
- the cysK gene encoding cysteine synthase A, with amino-acid sequence MSKLANSIADLVGRTPIVKLNNATGENEGTVYVKLEYFNPGSSVKDRLALAMIEAAEKDGTLQAGGTIIEPTSGNTGIGLAMIAAAKGYKAILVMPETMSLERRNLLRAYGAELVLTPGPEGMKGAIAKAESLSKEHGYFLPQQFENEANAEIHRLTTGPEIVEAFEGLKLDAFVAGIGTGGTITGAGEVLKEKYPEIEIIAVEPQDSPVLSGGNPGPHKIQGIGAGFVPKVLNTEVYSSVFTVENETAFEVARKVAREEGILCGISSGAAIHAAIETAKRLGAGANVLAVVPSNGERYLSTPLYQFED
- a CDS encoding anthranilate synthase component I family protein, with amino-acid sequence MDKLQCVTLFMTKDAFFYSYKEQTILEKSHVFLESGRGGRYSIAAWNPFATLYAKEDGLQIEERNGARFLQGDPLVLLEQYLHEYEIKKEDELPDFQGGAVGFVSYDYARQIERLPTIALDDLQVPDIYFYVFEHWAVFDEETNRVTLMKRPESEMDLQEWALKWQEAAEQGLGKRLFHAEKAAEVTNDESELSVSFLGEEFEQAVRKTQEYIAQGDVFQVNLSVRQAKPLHAAPIVMYEAVRSFNPSPYMAFIAAPEFAVVSGSPELLVKRKGTALSTRPIAGTRPRGQSEEEDIRLAHELIDNEKERAEHVMLVDLERNDLGKVSRYGTVEVDEFMVIERYSHVMHIVSNVRGEIADNKTSADVIRAMFPGGTITGAPKIRTMEIIEELEPVRRGLYTGSIGWLGFNGDMELNIVIRTAYIKNETAYIQAGAGIVIDSVPENEYIESLTKAKAMWQAKGMAEGVLK